One Poecilia reticulata strain Guanapo linkage group LG19, Guppy_female_1.0+MT, whole genome shotgun sequence genomic window carries:
- the LOC103481891 gene encoding prolyl 4-hydroxylase subunit alpha-1-like isoform X3, with translation MAKLCHCCTILLLLFTSISAHSDFFTSIGHMMDLLFVEGDLVSSLKDYIRAEENKLEQIKRWADRLDVLSTAGSQDPEGFLGHPVNAFKLIKRLNTEWAELESLVLTDVSDAFVSNLTIQRQHFPNDDDQTGAAKALMRLQDTYELDTETISSGRLPGSSSVATSSSVLTVEDCYDLGKVAYSDVDYYHTELWMAQALKQLEQGEESSVVDAIAILDYLSYSVYQQGELERALEFTKKLLELDPSHXRANGNLKYFEYQLSKQKKLEVGNDDEEKXRMRKENRGRRDDYLPERKQYEKLCXGEGVRMTPRRQSRLFCRYDKGRHPRFVIGPLKQEDEWDSPHIVRYHDIVSDRDIEKLLRATISNPTTGVLETAHYRISKSAWLGAYEHPVVDKINRKIEDITGLDVSTAEDLQVANYGVGGQYEPHFDFGRKDEPDAFEELGTGNRIATWLLYMSDVQAGGATVFTDIGAAVQPKKGSAVFWFNLYPSGEGDYRTRHAACPVLLGNKWVSNKWMHERGQEFRRRCGLHWTD, from the exons gtCACATGATGGACCTTCTGTTCGTGGAGGGGGACCTGGTGTCTTCGCTGAAGGACTACATCAGAGCAGAGGAGAACAAACTGGAGCAAATCAAACG GTGGGCGGACAGACTGGACGTGCTCTCGACTGCCGGTTCTCAGGATCCCGAGGGTTTCCTGGGTCACCCGGTGAACGCCTTCAAGCTGATAAAGAGGCTCAACACGGAGTGGGCGGAGCTAGAGAGCCTGGTGCTGACTGACGTGTCGGATG cgTTTGTCTCCAACCTCACCATCCAGAGGCAACACTTCCCCAACGACGACGACCAGACCGGAGCGGCAAAAGCTCTGATGAGGCTCCAGGACACCTAYGAGCTGGACACGGAGACCATCTCCAGCGGACGGCTGCCGG GCTCGTCGTCGGTCGCCACGTCGAGCAGCGTCCTGACCGTGGAAGACTGCTACGACCTGGGAAAGGTGGCGTATTCCGACGTGGATTATTACCACACGGAGCTGTGGATGGCCCAGGCCTTAAAGCAGCTGGAGCAGGGGGAGGAGTCCAGCGTCGTGGACGCCATCGCCATCTTGGACTACCTGAGCTACTCCGtctaccagcagggggagctggAGAGAGCGCTTGAGTTCACCAAGAAACTTCTAGAACTCG ACCCGTCACACCWGCGGGCCAACGGGAACCTGAAGTACTTTGAGTACCAGCTGTCCAAACAGAAGAAGCTGGAGGTCGGCAACGACGACGAGGAGAAGMRGAGGATGCGGAAGGAGAACCGAGGTCGCCGTGACGACTACCTGCCAGAGAGGAAGCAGTACGAGAAGCTGTGTCRCGGCGAAGGCGTCCGGATG ACTCCCCGCAGGCAGAGCCGCCTCTTCTGTCGCTACGACAAAGGACGGCATCCCAGGTTCGTAATAGGACCGCTGAAGCAGGAAGACGAGTGGGACAGCCCTCACATCGTCCGTTACCACGACATCGTGTCGGACAGAGACATAGAGAAG CTCCTTCGAGCCACTATCTCCAACCCCACCACCGGCGTCCTGGAAACGGCCCACTACCGCATCAGTAAGAG CGCCTGGCTCGGAGCGTACGAGCATCCCGTCGTGGATAAAATCAACCGGAAGATCGAGGACATCACGGGGCTGGACGTCAGCACGGCCGAGGACCTGCAG GTGGCCAACTACGGCGTCGGAGGGCAGTATGAACCTCATTTCGACTTCGGACGG AAAGATGAGCCGGACGCGTTCGAGGAGTTGGGAACCGGGAACCGGATCGCCACCTGGCTGCTCTAC atgAGCGACGTGCAGGCAGGGGGCGCCACTGTCTTCACCGACATCGGTGCTGCCGTTCAACCGAAAAAG GGCTCGGCGGTGTTCTGGTTCAACCTGTATCCCAGTGGAGAGGGGGACTACAGGACCCGACACGCCGCCTGCCCGGTGCTGCTGGGAAACAAGTGGG TTTCCAACAAATGGATGCACGAACGGGGACAGGAGTTCAGGAGGCGCTGCGGCCTTCACTGGACCGACTGA
- the LOC103481891 gene encoding prolyl 4-hydroxylase subunit alpha-1-like isoform X1, producing the protein MAKLCHCCTILLLLFTSISAHSDFFTSIGHMMDLLFVEGDLVSSLKDYIRAEENKLEQIKRWADRLDVLSTAGSQDPEGFLGHPVNAFKLIKRLNTEWAELESLVLTDVSDAFVSNLTIQRQHFPNDDDQTGAAKALMRLQDTYELDTETISSGRLPGSSSVATSSSVLTVEDCYDLGKVAYSDVDYYHTELWMAQALKQLEQGEESSVVDAIAILDYLSYSVYQQGELERALEFTKKLLELDPSHXRANGNLKYFEYQLSKQKKLEVGNDDEEKXRMRKENRGRRDDYLPERKQYEKLCXGEGVRMTPRRQSRLFCRYDKGRHPRFVIGPLKQEDEWDSPHIVRYHDIVSDRDIEKVKELAKPRLLRATISNPTTGVLETAHYRISKSAWLGAYEHPVVDKINRKIEDITGLDVSTAEDLQVANYGVGGQYEPHFDFGRKDEPDAFEELGTGNRIATWLLYMSDVQAGGATVFTDIGAAVQPKKGSAVFWFNLYPSGEGDYRTRHAACPVLLGNKWVSNKWMHERGQEFRRRCGLHWTD; encoded by the exons gtCACATGATGGACCTTCTGTTCGTGGAGGGGGACCTGGTGTCTTCGCTGAAGGACTACATCAGAGCAGAGGAGAACAAACTGGAGCAAATCAAACG GTGGGCGGACAGACTGGACGTGCTCTCGACTGCCGGTTCTCAGGATCCCGAGGGTTTCCTGGGTCACCCGGTGAACGCCTTCAAGCTGATAAAGAGGCTCAACACGGAGTGGGCGGAGCTAGAGAGCCTGGTGCTGACTGACGTGTCGGATG cgTTTGTCTCCAACCTCACCATCCAGAGGCAACACTTCCCCAACGACGACGACCAGACCGGAGCGGCAAAAGCTCTGATGAGGCTCCAGGACACCTAYGAGCTGGACACGGAGACCATCTCCAGCGGACGGCTGCCGG GCTCGTCGTCGGTCGCCACGTCGAGCAGCGTCCTGACCGTGGAAGACTGCTACGACCTGGGAAAGGTGGCGTATTCCGACGTGGATTATTACCACACGGAGCTGTGGATGGCCCAGGCCTTAAAGCAGCTGGAGCAGGGGGAGGAGTCCAGCGTCGTGGACGCCATCGCCATCTTGGACTACCTGAGCTACTCCGtctaccagcagggggagctggAGAGAGCGCTTGAGTTCACCAAGAAACTTCTAGAACTCG ACCCGTCACACCWGCGGGCCAACGGGAACCTGAAGTACTTTGAGTACCAGCTGTCCAAACAGAAGAAGCTGGAGGTCGGCAACGACGACGAGGAGAAGMRGAGGATGCGGAAGGAGAACCGAGGTCGCCGTGACGACTACCTGCCAGAGAGGAAGCAGTACGAGAAGCTGTGTCRCGGCGAAGGCGTCCGGATG ACTCCCCGCAGGCAGAGCCGCCTCTTCTGTCGCTACGACAAAGGACGGCATCCCAGGTTCGTAATAGGACCGCTGAAGCAGGAAGACGAGTGGGACAGCCCTCACATCGTCCGTTACCACGACATCGTGTCGGACAGAGACATAGAGAAGGTGAAGGAGCTGGCCAAACCCAGG CTCCTTCGAGCCACTATCTCCAACCCCACCACCGGCGTCCTGGAAACGGCCCACTACCGCATCAGTAAGAG CGCCTGGCTCGGAGCGTACGAGCATCCCGTCGTGGATAAAATCAACCGGAAGATCGAGGACATCACGGGGCTGGACGTCAGCACGGCCGAGGACCTGCAG GTGGCCAACTACGGCGTCGGAGGGCAGTATGAACCTCATTTCGACTTCGGACGG AAAGATGAGCCGGACGCGTTCGAGGAGTTGGGAACCGGGAACCGGATCGCCACCTGGCTGCTCTAC atgAGCGACGTGCAGGCAGGGGGCGCCACTGTCTTCACCGACATCGGTGCTGCCGTTCAACCGAAAAAG GGCTCGGCGGTGTTCTGGTTCAACCTGTATCCCAGTGGAGAGGGGGACTACAGGACCCGACACGCCGCCTGCCCGGTGCTGCTGGGAAACAAGTGGG TTTCCAACAAATGGATGCACGAACGGGGACAGGAGTTCAGGAGGCGCTGCGGCCTTCACTGGACCGACTGA
- the arg1 gene encoding arginase-1, giving the protein MKSARTLQQLSLTVKRSLHHHHHRPPPLHRSVGIIGAPFSKGQSKDGVECAPNKLRAAGLLDRLQQQGCAVKDYGNLTFENVALDEPVNGSKSVRTVGSANQRLSEAVKAVKRDGHTAMILGGDHSLAIGSIHGHTAAVGPVSVVWVDAHADINTPLTSNTGNVHGQPMSYLLYELQSKLPPLPNFSWMKPCVSSRDLVYIGLRDVDPAEHYIMKLLAVKAFCMTQVDQLGMARVMEETCDYLWDRAKKPIHLSYDIDAIDPSITPATGTPAVGGLTYREGVYITEYLYQTGLLSAVDMVEVNPLRGRTEDDVRSTVSTAVDLLLGCFGRRREGNHPPDYSLPEP; this is encoded by the exons ATGAAGAGCGCGCGCACCCTGCAGCAGCTCTCGCTAACAGTGAAGCGGagccttcatcatcatcatcatcgtcctcctcctctgcatCGCTCCGTGGGAATTATCGGAGCGCCTTTCTCCAAGGGCCAG TCCAAGGATGGAGTGGAGTGCGCACCGAACAAGTTACGAGCAGCAGGACTCCTGGACCGTCTACAGCAACAGG GATGCGCCGTGAAGGACTACGGGAACCTGACGTTTGAGAACGTCGCACTTGACGAGCCGGTCAATGGGTCAAAAAGTGTCCGGACGGTGGGAAGTGCCAACCAGAGGTTGTCGGAGGCGGTGAAGGCAGTGAAAAGGGATGGGCACACCGCCATGATCCTTGGAGGAGACCACAG TCTCGCCATTGGCTCCATCCACGGTCACACTGCAGCCGTCGGTCCAGTGAGCGTCGTTTGGGTCGATGCCCACGCCGACATCAACACGCCGCTGACCTCAAACACAGGAAACGTCCATGGGCAGCCCATGTCATACCTCCTGTACGAGTTGCAGTCAAAG CTCCCCCCGTTGCCAAACTTTTCCTGGATGAAGCCCTGTGTGTCGTCCCGGGATCTTGTCTACATCGGCTTGAGAGACGTGGATCCGGCGGAGCA CTACATCATGAAATTGTTGGCGGTGAAGGCGTTCTGCATGACACAGGTGGATCAGCTGGGCATGGCCAGAGTTATGGAGGAGACGTGTGATTACCTGTGGGACAG AGCAAAGAAACCGATCCACCTGAGCTACGACATCGACGCCATCGACCCTTCCATTACCCCAGCAACAGGAACACCTGCGGTAGGAGGGCTCACCTACAGAGAGGGGGTTTACATCACAGAGTACCTCTATCAGACAG GTCTGCTCTCAGCTGTGGACATGGTGGAGGTGAACCCTCTGAGGGGACGGACGGAGGACGACGTCCGCTCTACCGTCAGCACGGCGGTCGACCTGCTGCTCGGATGTTTCGGACGTCGCCGGGAAGGAAACCACCCGCCGGATTATTCCCTGCCAGAGCCGTAA
- the LOC103481891 gene encoding prolyl 4-hydroxylase subunit alpha-1-like isoform X2, translating into MAKLCHCCTILLLLFTSISAHSDFFTSIGHMMDLLFVEGDLVSSLKDYIRAEENKLEQIKRWADRLDVLSTAGSQDPEGFLGHPVNAFKLIKRLNTEWAELESLVLTDVSDAFVSNLTIQRQHFPNDDDQTGAAKALMRLQDTYELDTETISSGRLPGSSSVATSSSVLTVEDCYDLGKVAYSDVDYYHTELWMAQALKQLEQGEESSVVDAIAILDYLSYSVYQQGELERALEFTKKLLELDPSHXRANGNLKYFEYQLSKQKKLEVGNDDEEKXRMRKENRGRRDDYLPERKQYEKLCXGEGVRMTPRRQSRLFCRYDKGRHPRFVIGPLKQEDEWDSPHIVRYHDIVSDRDIEKVKELAKPRLSRATVHDPQTGTLTTAHYRVSKSAWLGAYEHPVVDKINRKIEDITGLDVSTAEDLQVANYGVGGQYEPHFDFGRKDEPDAFEELGTGNRIATWLLYMSDVQAGGATVFTDIGAAVQPKKGSAVFWFNLYPSGEGDYRTRHAACPVLLGNKWVSNKWMHERGQEFRRRCGLHWTD; encoded by the exons gtCACATGATGGACCTTCTGTTCGTGGAGGGGGACCTGGTGTCTTCGCTGAAGGACTACATCAGAGCAGAGGAGAACAAACTGGAGCAAATCAAACG GTGGGCGGACAGACTGGACGTGCTCTCGACTGCCGGTTCTCAGGATCCCGAGGGTTTCCTGGGTCACCCGGTGAACGCCTTCAAGCTGATAAAGAGGCTCAACACGGAGTGGGCGGAGCTAGAGAGCCTGGTGCTGACTGACGTGTCGGATG cgTTTGTCTCCAACCTCACCATCCAGAGGCAACACTTCCCCAACGACGACGACCAGACCGGAGCGGCAAAAGCTCTGATGAGGCTCCAGGACACCTAYGAGCTGGACACGGAGACCATCTCCAGCGGACGGCTGCCGG GCTCGTCGTCGGTCGCCACGTCGAGCAGCGTCCTGACCGTGGAAGACTGCTACGACCTGGGAAAGGTGGCGTATTCCGACGTGGATTATTACCACACGGAGCTGTGGATGGCCCAGGCCTTAAAGCAGCTGGAGCAGGGGGAGGAGTCCAGCGTCGTGGACGCCATCGCCATCTTGGACTACCTGAGCTACTCCGtctaccagcagggggagctggAGAGAGCGCTTGAGTTCACCAAGAAACTTCTAGAACTCG ACCCGTCACACCWGCGGGCCAACGGGAACCTGAAGTACTTTGAGTACCAGCTGTCCAAACAGAAGAAGCTGGAGGTCGGCAACGACGACGAGGAGAAGMRGAGGATGCGGAAGGAGAACCGAGGTCGCCGTGACGACTACCTGCCAGAGAGGAAGCAGTACGAGAAGCTGTGTCRCGGCGAAGGCGTCCGGATG ACTCCCCGCAGGCAGAGCCGCCTCTTCTGTCGCTACGACAAAGGACGGCATCCCAGGTTCGTAATAGGACCGCTGAAGCAGGAAGACGAGTGGGACAGCCCTCACATCGTCCGTTACCACGACATCGTGTCGGACAGAGACATAGAGAAGGTGAAGGAGCTGGCCAAACCCAGG CTCAGCCGGGCCACGGTGCATGACCCTCAGACAGGCACACTGACCACAGCTCATTACAGAGTCTCTAAGAG CGCCTGGCTCGGAGCGTACGAGCATCCCGTCGTGGATAAAATCAACCGGAAGATCGAGGACATCACGGGGCTGGACGTCAGCACGGCCGAGGACCTGCAG GTGGCCAACTACGGCGTCGGAGGGCAGTATGAACCTCATTTCGACTTCGGACGG AAAGATGAGCCGGACGCGTTCGAGGAGTTGGGAACCGGGAACCGGATCGCCACCTGGCTGCTCTAC atgAGCGACGTGCAGGCAGGGGGCGCCACTGTCTTCACCGACATCGGTGCTGCCGTTCAACCGAAAAAG GGCTCGGCGGTGTTCTGGTTCAACCTGTATCCCAGTGGAGAGGGGGACTACAGGACCCGACACGCCGCCTGCCCGGTGCTGCTGGGAAACAAGTGGG TTTCCAACAAATGGATGCACGAACGGGGACAGGAGTTCAGGAGGCGCTGCGGCCTTCACTGGACCGACTGA